Proteins encoded by one window of Streptomyces sp. NBC_01571:
- a CDS encoding glycosyltransferase family 2 protein, with product MTSTPTGARQDFDASETTRLRVPSQRTGGLDRIKKTLPRYDYEHYSRLAGPLTRPDPSKPYKVRYRSLLSQEPHRVRAALMLGAAPLLSLVLLGWLLQPEHWTERDYPAHDFLPVLDIVMLVSIGLIEFFRCMNVLSNAHATLVARDPIPVVPETGTRVAFLTSFVPGKEPLAMVTRTLEAAVRLRHRGLLHVWLLDEGDDPEVKEVCERLGVHHFSRKGVAQWNQAKGPHRARTKHGNYNAWLEAHGDAYDFFASVDTDHVPLPNYLERMLGFFRDPDIGFVIGPQVYGNYDNPITKAAESQQFLFHALIQRAGNRYGAPMFVGTSNAVRIRALQQIGGLYDSITEDMATGFEMHRHRNPVTGRKWRSVYTPDVLAVGEGPNAWTDFFTQQLRWSRGTYETIVKQYWKGFFSLPPSKLFNYTMMIIFYPMSALNWILAALSCALFLGLGASGVNIDPTVWLMLYGNASALQIGLYVWNRRHNVSPHEPEGSGGVAGMIMSALSAPIYARSLMDAVLRRKSRFVVTPKGDSASPDTLFGTFRIHLFFVLVFAGSIVAGLLLGHAHPAMITWACFALLITASPILAWQWSLRRAGRKPPVPPEKTAPQPARSSAPQQERHTPHAPQYEPGRAAAQGGAEQTLRMSLGGHEK from the coding sequence ATGACGTCGACGCCGACAGGCGCCCGACAGGACTTCGACGCATCCGAGACGACCCGGCTCCGGGTGCCGTCGCAACGGACCGGTGGCCTCGACAGGATCAAGAAGACCCTGCCGAGATACGACTACGAGCACTACAGCAGGCTCGCGGGGCCCCTCACACGGCCCGATCCGAGCAAGCCGTACAAGGTGCGGTACCGCTCCCTGCTGTCCCAGGAGCCGCACCGCGTACGGGCCGCCCTCATGCTGGGCGCGGCGCCGCTGCTCTCACTGGTCCTGCTCGGCTGGCTGCTCCAGCCGGAACACTGGACCGAACGCGACTACCCGGCCCACGACTTCCTGCCGGTGCTCGACATCGTGATGCTCGTCTCGATCGGCCTGATCGAGTTCTTCCGCTGCATGAACGTGCTCTCGAACGCACACGCGACCCTGGTCGCCCGCGATCCGATCCCGGTGGTGCCCGAGACCGGCACCAGAGTCGCCTTCCTCACCTCCTTCGTGCCCGGCAAGGAGCCGCTCGCGATGGTGACCAGGACCCTGGAGGCCGCCGTCAGGCTGCGCCACCGGGGCCTTCTGCACGTCTGGCTCCTCGACGAGGGCGACGATCCCGAGGTCAAGGAGGTCTGCGAGCGCCTCGGCGTGCACCACTTCTCCCGCAAGGGTGTCGCGCAGTGGAATCAGGCCAAGGGGCCGCACCGCGCCAGGACCAAGCACGGCAACTACAACGCCTGGCTGGAGGCGCACGGCGACGCGTACGACTTCTTCGCCTCCGTCGACACCGACCACGTGCCGCTGCCGAACTACCTGGAGCGGATGCTCGGCTTCTTCCGCGACCCGGACATCGGTTTCGTGATCGGCCCGCAGGTGTACGGCAACTACGACAATCCCATCACCAAGGCCGCCGAGTCCCAGCAGTTCCTCTTCCACGCGCTGATCCAGCGGGCCGGCAACCGGTACGGCGCGCCGATGTTCGTGGGCACCTCCAACGCCGTACGCATCAGGGCGCTGCAGCAGATCGGCGGCCTGTACGACTCGATCACCGAGGACATGGCGACCGGCTTCGAGATGCACCGCCACCGGAATCCGGTCACGGGGCGCAAGTGGCGCTCGGTCTACACCCCGGACGTGCTCGCGGTCGGCGAGGGCCCGAACGCCTGGACGGACTTCTTCACCCAGCAGCTGCGCTGGTCGCGGGGCACGTACGAGACGATCGTGAAGCAGTACTGGAAGGGCTTCTTCTCGCTGCCGCCGAGCAAGCTCTTCAACTACACGATGATGATCATCTTCTACCCGATGTCGGCCCTCAACTGGATCCTGGCGGCGCTGAGTTGCGCGCTGTTCCTGGGCCTGGGCGCTTCGGGCGTGAACATCGACCCGACGGTCTGGCTGATGCTGTACGGCAACGCCTCCGCGCTGCAGATCGGCCTGTACGTGTGGAACCGCCGGCACAACGTCTCCCCGCACGAACCCGAGGGCTCCGGCGGGGTCGCGGGCATGATCATGTCGGCGCTCTCCGCGCCGATCTACGCCCGCTCGCTGATGGACGCCGTGCTGCGCCGCAAGAGCAGGTTCGTGGTGACCCCCAAGGGGGATTCGGCGAGCCCGGACACGCTGTTCGGGACCTTCCGGATCCACCTGTTCTTCGTTCTGGTCTTCGCCGGCTCGATCGTCGCCGGACTTCTGCTCGGGCACGCCCACCCAGCGATGATCACCTGGGCCTGCTTCGCCCTGCTGATCACGGCCTCGCCGATCCTCGCCTGGCAGTGGAGTCTGCGCCGGGCCGGGAGAAAGCCCCCGGTCCCGCCCGAGAAGACCGCTCCCCAGCCCGCGCGCTCCTCCGCGCCCCAGCAGGAGCGGCACACCCCGCACGCGCCGCAGTACGAGCCCGGCCGGGCGGCGGCGCAGGGCGGCGCCGAACAGACCCTGCGGATGTCGCTCGGAGGGCATGAGAAATGA